In the genome of Oncorhynchus nerka isolate Pitt River linkage group LG4, Oner_Uvic_2.0, whole genome shotgun sequence, the window CTTCCAGACCATCATCTTCAAAAGCTTCATTTTCCTGAAATGTTAAATGAGTTTAATAAAATGACGATGTATATTGAAAAGTCATAACTACATGAAGGATACAACAAGGCATGAAGGTGTTAATGTTGCATGTCTAACAACAAAGTGACGTTGAGCTACGTAAACACATCACCAGTAAAGGGGATGCCAGGCAGCAAATCTTACCTGTGCAGGATTCTGTGTGTAATCATACTGGTTGTAGTTGTAGCCGCCATAGTTGCCCCCATTCTGGTCGTAGCCCCAAGAGCCCCATCCACTACCGTACGGCTGTTGATTGTGCTGATTGTATTGGTTGTGGTTGTGTCTGTAGCCTCCTCCGTGGGACCCCCATCCCCTGTTGTCTGATTGATTATGCCGAGTTCtaaaaaggagagggagagagcgatacagcagcaagatttgtgacctgttgccacaagaaaagggcaaccagtgaagaacaaacaccactgtaaatacaacccatatttatggttatttattttcccttttgtactttaactatttgcgcATAATGACATGTGTAATGTCTTTatacttttgtgagtgtaatgtttactgttcattttcattgtttattatctacttcacttgctttggcaatgttaacatatgtttcccatgacaataaagcccttaaattgaattgagaaaaGAAAGCACATTATGGGTAACCTGAGGAATTGGACAATGATTAAACCTACATCTTTGAGTTTAAAAAATAAGATATTCTACTCAGGTCTTCTTGAGAGCAAAAGACTGACGAGGGGAATAGACAAACAATACGTTGGATATACAGACACAGcttagcggcagggtagcctagcggttagagtgtagaggcggcagcgtagcctagcggttagagtgtagaggcggcagggtagcctagcggttagagtgtagaggcggcagggtagcctagaggttagagtgtagaggcggcagggtagcctagcggttagagtgtagaggcggcagcgtagcctagcggttagagtgtagaggcggcagggtagcctagcggttagagtgtagaggcggcagggtagcctagcggttagagtgtagaggcggcagcgtagcctagcggttagagtgtagaggcggcagcgtagcctagcggttagagtgtagaggcggcagcgtagcctagtggttagagtgtagaggcggcagggtagcatagtggttagagtgtaggggcggcagggtagcctagcggttagagtgtagaggcggcagggtagcctagcggttagagtgtaaaggcggcagggtagcctagcggttagagtgtagaggcggcagcgtagcctagtggttagagtgtagaggcggcagggtagcctagtggttagagtgtagaggcggcagggtagcctagtggttagagtgtaggggcggcagggtagcctagtggttagagtgtagaggcggcagggtagcctagtggttagagtgtagaggcggcagggtagcctagcggttagagtgtagaggcggcagcgtagcctagtggttagagtgtagaggcggcagggtagcctagtggttagagcgttggactagtaaccggaaggttgcaagttcaaacccccaagctgtcgttctgcccctgaacaggcagttaacccactgttcctaggccatcattgaaaataagaatttgttcttaactgacttgcctagttaaataaaaatacactatacacacacaagtatgtggacaccccttcaaattagtggataaaactatttcagccacacccgttgttgacaggtgtataaaatctccATAGACGAACATTGGTAGTaaaatgaccttactgaagagctcagtgactttcaacgtggcaccatcataggatgccacctttccaacaagtcagtttgtcatattgctgtcctgctagagctgccccggtcaactgtaagtgctgttattgtgaagtggaaatgtctaggagcaacaaaggcTCAGCATCGAAGTGTTGCAAAACTCACtcccaagttccaaactgcctctggatcaacttcagcacaataactgttcgttgggaacttcatgaaaatgggtttccatggcagagcagccacacacaaacctaagatcaccatgtgcaaatgccaagtgtcggctggagtggtgtaaagctcgccaccattggactctggagcagtggaaacgtgttctgtggagtgatgaatcacacttcaccacctGGCTGTCCAACAGACaactctgggtttggcggatgccaggagaacactacctgccccgaTGCGTCGTGCCAACAGTAAAGTtctgtagaggaggaataatggtctggggctgtttttcatggtccgggctaggccacttagttccagtgaatggaaTATTAACGCTAGAgcaaacaatgacattctagaggattctgtgcttccaactttgtggtaacagtttgggaaagaccctttcctgttccagcatgacaattacccagtgcacaaagcgaggtctatactgaaatggtttgtcaagatcagtgtggaagaacttgattggtctgcacagagccctgacctaaaccccatcGAGCACCTTTGAGAtgtaattggaacgccgactgcgagccaggcctaatcgccccaacatcagtgcctgacctcactaatgctcttgtggctgaatggaagcaagtccctgcagcaatgttccaacatctagtggaaagcctttcccaaaagagtgaaggctgttatagcagcaaagaagggaccaactccatattaatactcatgattttggaataagatgttaAGACGAGAAGGTGTCTTATGGTCATGTAAAGGTGGTTTGGAAAACTAATGGGTTATGCTACAACCCTGGTTTTACAAATGAAGGAGGCAAGTTCTTACTACACTACGGAATATAATCCATGTCTAGAGACAACTTATAGGATTTTAACACAGTAAGAACTGAAGTATAACTCACTTGTTAGCAGCTTGGCTCAGTCGTAGTGGCTTGCTCCCGAGCCCCACCGCTCCCTGACACTCCTCCAGCGCCAGCTTCTGAAGCCTCTGGTCTGGGAACTGGACAAACCCACAACCCCTGGAAACAAGAGAAACATTCAAACAAAGTAAGTAAATAACTAGAGCGCTTCAGCTGTGAATACTTTTTTTTGTTGGTACATGTAGTGGAAGAAGTttagacatttaaaaaaatatataatcacaTAAATCCGGATGTATGGAAACCCAGCATAATGACTATAATATCCTGCTGGACTCACTTGGAGTTCCCCGTGCCATCCAGCACCACCTTTCCCCCACGACAGGAAGGGTAGCGGTTGTAAAAGAACTCGTAGAGCATCCCGTCATCCACTTCAGGTGTGAGATCCCCAACAAACAGGGAATAGAGTGGACTGTAGCAGAGAGAAATGGGGGGCGGGGAGTTCTGCCGTTAATTTACAATGCTTCTATAAGGCATCTCATGACATACAGTTTGACTTACAATCGAGCTTGTTGATATACCCGCTTTCTCCTTGCTTCCCAAAAGTGGCCCGGTTTAACTTGAATCTTCGAGGCTGTTAAGTACAAAAAGGCTTCCTTTAAAAATGATAATTTACAATATGCATTAACCTATACAAACGCCACAATGTGGCTAATTGCATAGAGATCTTCTGTTTGGCTCAAGTCACCAAAAGGGAGCATTTATAAACTGCTACAATTTAGGTCTGCatcccattgggctctggtcaaaagtagtgaactatataggggatagggtgccatagggctctggtcaaaagtagtgaactatatagggaatagggtgccatagggctctggtcaaaagtagtgcactatatagggaatagggtgccatagggctctggtcaaaagtagtgaacaatatagggaatagggtgccatagggctctggtcaaaagtagtgaacaatatagggaatagggtgccatagggctctggtcaaaagtagtgcactatataggggatagggtgccattcggcATGCTTCCTAGAATCCATAACATCCAAGTAGCCTTGTTAAATGGTATATTTACCGGTGTGGCTCCTGGCAGTGCTTTTCCATTGACTTTACGAAGACACCGCTCAGCTGTGGCTTCATCCGTCAGCTCCACGAAGCAGTAGCCTGCTGCACCCCTACTGAAGAGCAACACAGAGAAGGCATAACGGTCCAATGTTGCATTCAAAAGGATGGC includes:
- the LOC115128737 gene encoding tRNA selenocysteine 1-associated protein 1-like isoform X1; its protein translation is MSTLWMGNLEPYMDEKFITRAFGTMGELVVSVRIIRNKMTGRGAAGYCFVELTDEATAERCLRKVNGKALPGATPPRRFKLNRATFGKQGESGPLYSLFVGDLTPEVDDGMLYEFFYNRYPSCRGGKVVLDGTGNSKGCGFVQFPDQRLQKLALEECQGAVGLGSKPLRLSQAANKTRHNQSDNRGWGSHGGGYRHNHNQYNQHNQQPYGSGWGSWGYDQNGGNYGGYNYNQYDYTQNPAQENEAFEDDGLEDPNPELDVVEANRKFMEHSEELYDALIQCHWQPLESSEQTFGTTSTLLEPVYC
- the LOC115128737 gene encoding tRNA selenocysteine 1-associated protein 1-like isoform X2 — encoded protein: MSTLWMGNLEPYMDEKFITRAFGTMGELVVSVRIIRNKMTGGAAGYCFVELTDEATAERCLRKVNGKALPGATPPRRFKLNRATFGKQGESGPLYSLFVGDLTPEVDDGMLYEFFYNRYPSCRGGKVVLDGTGNSKGCGFVQFPDQRLQKLALEECQGAVGLGSKPLRLSQAANKTRHNQSDNRGWGSHGGGYRHNHNQYNQHNQQPYGSGWGSWGYDQNGGNYGGYNYNQYDYTQNPAQENEAFEDDGLEDPNPELDVVEANRKFMEHSEELYDALIQCHWQPLESSEQTFGTTSTLLEPVYC
- the LOC115128737 gene encoding tRNA selenocysteine 1-associated protein 1-like isoform X3 codes for the protein MQMLEPYMDEKFITRAFGTMGELVVSVRIIRNKMTGRGAAGYCFVELTDEATAERCLRKVNGKALPGATPPRRFKLNRATFGKQGESGPLYSLFVGDLTPEVDDGMLYEFFYNRYPSCRGGKVVLDGTGNSKGCGFVQFPDQRLQKLALEECQGAVGLGSKPLRLSQAANKTRHNQSDNRGWGSHGGGYRHNHNQYNQHNQQPYGSGWGSWGYDQNGGNYGGYNYNQYDYTQNPAQENEAFEDDGLEDPNPELDVVEANRKFMEHSEELYDALIQCHWQPLESSEQTFGTTSTLLEPVYC